The following proteins are encoded in a genomic region of Musa acuminata AAA Group cultivar baxijiao chromosome BXJ2-11, Cavendish_Baxijiao_AAA, whole genome shotgun sequence:
- the LOC135627907 gene encoding rhodanese-like domain-containing protein 4, chloroplastic, with the protein MAALQDHRFLPKPLVPLCFPASHLRSSVPLCISIHKAKSLAQIPPPDAANPLRNLFSARKIPTFSGNPEEQTLRIQVSSEKASPLSRSLRSLIRFRKTAHRPVSLFDLLSSIDLQVSTQKIASCSRIPSFRHSFALLLSAFSSPFPANAADSEQVSQKINIEHILVSIDDFFNRNPFFVAGVTVIWLVLIPLTQEYLKKYKFISAIDAFRKLRDMPNAQLLDVRKRQSVKFMDSPNLRILNKNVVQVEYSDGNEEGFIKEVLRNFEDPGKTVICVLDNFDGDSLKLAELLYKNGFKEAYAIKGGLRGKDGWQAIQETFLPPSVHVHPRKKNMESAETEANNQMMNDQIVASSSNHHDKNLNTDNGFVEPTETISTAKLNPERPLSPYPNYPELKPLSSPSPSKPQS; encoded by the exons ATGGCCGCTCTGCAAGACCACCGCTTCTTGCCGAAACCCCTCGTTCCTCTCTGCTTCCCTGCTTCTCATCTGCGCAGCTCTGTGCCCCTCTGCATCTCGATCCATAAGGCCAAGTCTTTGGCCCAGATTCCACCTCCTGATGCGGCAAATCCCCTCCGGAATCTGTTCTCCGCCCGAAAGATCCCAACTTTCTCCGGAAACCCTGAAGAGCAGACTCTTAGGATCCAGGTTTCATCGGAAAAGGCTTCACCTTTGTCGAGAAGTCTACGTTCCCTCATCCGTTTTCGCAAAACCGCCCATCGCCCCGTTTCCCTGTTTGATCTCTTATCTTCTATTGATCTCCAGGTCTCAACCCAAAAGATTGCTTCTTGCTCGAGAATTCCATCTTTCCGTCACAGTTTTGCATTGCTACTTTctgctttttcttctcctttcccTGCCAACGCAGCCGACTCGGAGCAGGTCTCGCAGAAGATCAACATAGAACATATTCTTGTATCAATCGATGATTTCTTCAACCGTAATCCATTCTTCGTAGCGGGGGTTACCGTCATCTGGCTTGTCCTGATACCGCTGACACAAGAGTACCTCAAGAAATACAAGTTCATCAGCGCAATCGATGCCTTTCGGAAACTTAGGGACATGCCCAATGCCCAACTACTGGATGTGAGGAAGAGGCAGAGTGTCAAGTTCATGGATTCGCCAAATTTGAGGATTTTGAACAAGAATGTGGTTCAGGTGGAGTATTCTGATGGAAACGAAGAGGGTTTCATCAAGGAGGTTCTGCGGAATTTTGAAGATCCAGGAAAGACTGTCATCTGTGTTCTTGACAA CTTTGATGGTGATTCTCTTAAATTGGCTGAACTGCTTTACAAGAATGGTTTCAAGGAGGCATATGCAATTAAAGGTGGACTCAGAGGGAAGGATGGATGGCAG GCAATTCAGGAAACCTTTCTTCCACCCTCTGTGCATGTTCATCCAAGGAAAAAGAACATGGAATCAGCAGAAACAGAGGCGAACAACCAAATGATGAATGACCAGATTGTGGCTTCTTCCAGCAATCACCATGACAAGAACTTGAACACGGACAATGGTTTTGTAGAGCCTACAGAAACTATCTCAACCGCAAAGCTTAATCCAGAAAGACCGCTGTCGCCCTATCCAAAT TATCCCGAGCTCAAACCGCTTTCTTCTCCGTCTCCATCAAAGCCTCAAAGTTGA
- the LOC135627906 gene encoding crocetin glucosyltransferase 2-like gives MDNADRVLLLPYPSQGHINPMLQFGKRLAAHGLLVTLAATRFILGSSRPEPGPVRLAAISDGFDATGFAGAGSAPAYLGRFELVGSETLESLLRSEAAAGRPVRLLVFDAFLPWAGDVGRRLGAPTAAFFTQSSAVDALFYHVWERRLCPPVQAAVELPGLPRLEPRDLPSYLVELVTAYPAYMDMVMNQFKCLENADEILINSFYELEPEETDFLRVACGAKTVGPTVPSKYLDDRIPFDSQYGLNLFTPAAAPCMRWLGSKRPASVVYVSFGSMAVLGPEQTAELAFGISDSGKDFLWVVRSSETGKLPRNFAEGFAERGLVVSWSPQTEVLAHPAVGCFLTHCGWNSTAEGLSLGVPMVAMPQWTDQLTNAKYVEDVWGVGVRVREDEKGLVRREEVERCVREVMEGRRREEMRMNAAKWRERAKAAVGKDGSSDKNIVALIAKYCTNT, from the exons ATGGATAATGCAGATCGAGTGCTCCTGCTTCCGTACCCGAGCCAAGGCCACATCAACCCCATGCTCCAGTTCGGGAAGCGCCTCGCCGCCCACGGCCTCCTCGTCACGCTCGCCGCCACCCGGTTCATCCTCGGCTCCTCCCGCCCCGAGCCCGGTCCGGTTCGCCTCGCTGCCATCTCCGACGGGTTCGACGCCACGGGCTTCGCCGGGGCCGGCTCGGCCCCGGCCTACCTCGGCAGGTTCGAGCTGGTAGGCTCCGAGACCCTGGAGAGCTTGCTCCGCAGTGAGGCCGCCGCCGGCCGCCCCGTCCGCCTCCTGGTCTTCGACGCGTTCCTCCCCTGGGCGGGGGACGTGGGGCGGCGGCTGGGAGCCCCGACGGCGGCGTTCTTCACGCAGTCGTCTGCGGTCGACGCACTCTTCTACCACGTGTGGGAGAGACGGCTGTGTCCGCCGGTGCAGGCGGCGGTGGAGCTCCCGGGGTTGCCCCGCCTCGAGCCGAGGGACCTACCGTCCTACCTAGTGGAGTTGGTCACCGCCTATCCGGCGTACATGGACATGGTGATGAACCAGTTCAAGTGCTTGGAGAACGCGGATGAGATCCTCATCAACTCCTTCTATGAACTCGAACCTGAG GAAACGGACTTCCTGAGGGTGGCATGCGGAGCGAAGACCGTCGGGCCGACGGTGCCGTCCAAGTACTTGGACGACAGGATCCCCTTCGACTCCCAATACGGCCTCAATCTCTTTACGCCGGCCGCCGCTCCATGCATGCGCTGGCTGGGCTCCAAGCGGCCCGCCTCGGTCGTGTATGTCTCCTTCGGCAGCATGGCTGTGCTCGGCCCAGAGCAGACGGCAGAGCTAGCCTTCGGCATCTCGGACAGCGGCAAGGACTTCCTGTGGGTGGTGCGGTCCTCGGAAACCGGCAAGCTGCCCCGGAACTTCGCTGAGGGGTTCGCGGAAAGAGGCCTGGTGGTGTCCTGGAGCCCGCAGACGGAGGTCCTTGCTCACCCGGCGGTCGGCTGCTTCCTGacgcactgcgggtggaactcgacCGCCGAAGGGCTGAGCCTGGGGGTGCCGATGGTGGCGATGCCTCAGTGGACGGACCAGCTGACGAACGCCAAGTACGTGGAGgacgtgtggggcgtcggggtgaGGGTGAGGGAGGACGAGAAGGGATTGGTGAGGCGGGAGGAGGTGGAGAGGTGCGTGAGGGAGGTGATGGAGggcaggaggagggaggagatgaGGATGAACGCCGCCAAGTGGAGGGAGCGGGCAAAAGCGGCGGTGGGGAAGGATGGGAGCTCTGACAAGAACATAGTGGCGCTCATTGCCAAGTACTGCACGAACACGTAG